A stretch of Lathyrus oleraceus cultivar Zhongwan6 chromosome 6, CAAS_Psat_ZW6_1.0, whole genome shotgun sequence DNA encodes these proteins:
- the LOC127097464 gene encoding uncharacterized protein LOC127097464 isoform X2, with the protein MVLGIRTKSRKTVSNSIQVHYIIHVYEIKPWPPSQSLRSLQSLLLQWQNGDRNSGSLPSSTVGDGKIEFNEPFKLSVSMLKKEKKRESFKKNHLEFQLYDRTVKSQLIGSATLNFADFGIIEETKAICFQLNCKKSFKSSVQPLMYVSIQPFDVECSSSSPSSSLSKELSMEKEERESVSQSINDDDDNDNDDLEIASFTDDETDDIASNNLQTIRSASKDTRGSGEIGEGGSKGANGEGILPSEIITSSLHVNTKAGSPSHINDIKSPSSSPVLGTGVGNVENGSPSSPKISKRSVKVADASSEKQERIQQSPSSSPVLRSGIGNVENDRPSLPEISKRSVKVADASSEIQERIQQSPSSSPVLRSGIGNVESGRPSLPEISKRSVKVADASSEIQERIQQSPSSSPVLHSGIRNVENGRPSLQEISKRSVKVADASSEIQERIQQSPSSSLVLHPGIGNVENGRPSLPEISKRSVKVADASSEIQERIQPSPSSSPVLHPGIGNVENGRPSLPEISMRSVKVADASSEIQERIQPYPSSSPGLRLGIGNVENGRPSSPKISKRSVKVADASSEIQERIQQSRWQDISVDRFKAISPSSNISSSIRPHFETSSQSQVLPEDSVSHGDNTENRLCKEHVPKKVGSVRNTGVMEDKLKKDKGRKGREQFTTSNGNFTNVLDNNFSDDESTRTEKLNSDSLLLSKKSHEQPTIFLTNEKSEDMRSKMFPLQTTESYGQFMRSQNLDQEEKINTSNGVHVDAACHKDVNVNVSSFIDNSELKAEVERLREELREAAALEASMYSVIAEHGSSNKVHAPARRLSRFYFHARRVGSPAKIASAAQSVVSGFVLVSKACGNDVPRLTFWFSNLLLLRAIVSKGVENKDLGNGPCLNGECYVNGSTSHDKERENTEEQFHGWLEPETFLVALEKVEAWMFSRIIESVWWQTLTPYMQSAAAKSSSSRKTYAKRYTIGDQDQGNFSIDLWKRAFKDACERLCPLRGGGLECGCLHLISRMVMEQLVNRLDVAMFNAILRESADEMPTDPISDPISDSKVLPIASGKSGFGAGAQLKNAVGDWSRWLSDLFGIDDCDSLEDNNENDFIKYEYSFKPFPLLNTLSDLMMLPFEMLADRSMRKEVCPRLGISLIRQVIDNFVPDEFTPGPVPNAVIETLNNEDIADDEGSITSFPCSAGSTSYAPPPASSVVSMLKEVGTPSLKSASFMLKKLYTSDDELDELDSPLSALGMDDSKKMFAVVKEGRKVVRYELLKEVWKSSE; encoded by the exons ATGGTTTTGGGAATAAGAACAAAGAGTAGAAAAACTGTATCAAATTCAATCCAAGTTCATTACATTATCCATGTTTATGAGATCAAACCATGGCCACCTTCACAATCACTCAGGTCTCTTCAATCTCTGCTTTTGCAATGGCAAAACGGTGACCGAAACTCCGGCTCTCTACCCTCCTCCACTGTTGGCGATGGGAAAATCGAGTTTAATGAACCTTTCAAGCTTTCCGTATCTATGTTGAAGAAGGAAAAGAAACGCGAGAGTTTTAAGAAAAATCATTTGGAGTTTCAGTTGTATGATAGGACAGTGAAGAGCCAGCTTATAGGATCAGCCACCTTGAACTTTGCGGATTTTGGAATTATTGAGGAAACTAAAGCCATTTGTTTTCAGTTGAATTGTAAGAAGAGTTTCAAGAGCTCGGTGCAACCGTTGATGTATGTTAGTATTCAGCCGTTTGATGTAGAGTGTTCCAGCTCTTCACCTAGCAGCAGCTTGTCCAAAGAATTGTCAATGGAGAAGGAAGAGAGGGAATCTGTATCACAgtcaattaatgatgatgatgacaACGACAATGATGATCTTGAAATTGCCTCTTTTACTGATGATGAAACGGATGACATTGCTTCAAATAATTTGCAAACTATCAGATCGGCTTCCAAGGATACCAGAG GCAGTGGCGAAATTGGTGAAGGAGGATCAAAGGGAGCTAATGGAGAAGGTATTCTACCCTCAGAAATTATTACTTCTAGCTTACATGTAAACACAAAGGCGGGATCACCCTCACATATCAATGACATCAAATCTCCCTCTTCGTCTCCGGTTCTAGGCACGGGTGTCGGAAATGTTGAAAATGGTAGCCCTTCTTCACCTAAAATTTCTAAGAGAAGTGTCAAGGTTGCTGATGCAAGTTCTGAAAAACAAGAAAGGATTCAACAATCTCCCTCTTCATCTCCGGTTCTTCGCTCGGGTATCGGAAATGTTGAAAATGATAGGCCTTCTTTACCAGAAATTTCTAAGAGAAGTGTCAAGGTTGCTGATGCAAGTTCTGAAATTCAAGAAAGGATTCAACAATCTCCCTCTTCGTCTCCGGTTCTTCGCTCGGGTATCGGAAATGTTGAAAGTGGTAGGCCTTCTTTACCAGAAATTTCTAAGAGAAGTGTCAAG GTTGCTGATGCAAGTTCTGAAATTCAAGAAAGGATTCAACAATCTCCCTCTTCGTCTCCGGTTCTACACTCGGGCATCAGAAATGTTGAAAATGGTAGGCCTTCTTTACAAGAAATTTCTAAGAGAAGTGTCAAGGTTGCTGATGCAAGTTCTGAAATTCAAGAAAGGATTCAACAATCTCCCTCTTCGTCTCTGGTTCTACACCCGGGCATCGGAAATGTTGAAAATGGTAGGCCTTCTTTACCAGAAATTTCTAAGAGAAGTGTCAAGGTTGCTGATGCAAGTTCTGAAATTCAAGAAAGGATTCAACCATCTCCCTCTTCGTCTCCGGTTCTACACCCGGGCATCGGAAATGTTGAAAATGGTAGGCCTTCTTTACCAGAAATTTCTATGAGAAGTGTCAAGGTTGCTGATGCAAGTTCTGAAATTCAAGAAAGGATTCAACCATATCCCTCTTCGTCTCCGGGTCTACGCCTGGGTATTGGAAATGTTGAAAATGGTAGGCCTTCTTCACCTAAAATTTCTAAGAGAAGTGTCAAGGTTGCTGATGCAAGTTCTGAAATTCAAGAAAGGATTCAACAATCCCGTTGGCAAGATATTTCTGTTGATAGGTTCAAAGCCATATCTCCATCTTCAAACATTTCATCTAGTATCAGACCACACTTTGAAACATCTTCCCAATCTCAAGTGCTTCCAGAGGATAGTGTAAGCCACGGCGATAACACAGAAAACAGGCTATGTAAAGAACATGTTCCCAAGAAGGTTGGCAGTGTTAGAAACACTGGTGTGATGGAGGACAAATTGAAAAAGGACAAGGGAAGAAAAGGACGAGAACAGTTTACTACGAGTAATGGAAATTTCACAAATGTGCTTGACAATAATTTTTCAGATGATGAATCTACAAGAACAGAAAAATTAAATAGTGATTCTCTTCTGCTAAGTAAAAAATCACATGAACAACCAACAATTTTTTTGACAAATGAGAAATCAGAGGATATGAGAAGTAAAATGTTTCCTTTACAAACTACTGAGAGCTATGGGCAGTTCATGAGGAGTCAGAACCTAGATCAGGAAGAGAAAATAAATACTTCTAATGGTGTTCATGTTGATGCTGCTTGTCATAAAGATGTTAATGTGAATGTTAGTTCTTTTATTGATAATTCTGAATTGAAGGCTGAAGTTGAACGGCTTCGTGAAGAGCTGAGAGAAGCTGCTGCTCTTGAAGCTTCAATGTACTCAGTTATTGCTGAACATGGCTCATCAAACAAGGTTCATGCACCTGCTCGGCGCTTGTCTAGATTCTATTTCCATGCTCGCAGAGTTGGCTCCCCTGCTAAAATAGCTAGTGCAGCCCAGAGCGTTGTCTCTGGATTTGTTTTGGTTTCTAAAGCATGTGGAAATGATGTTCCAAG GTTGACATTCTGGTTCTCAAACCTACTATTGCTAAGAGCAATTGTGAGCAAAGGAGTTGAAAATAAAGACCTTGGTAATGGTCCGTGTCTCAATGGTGAATGTTATGTAAATGGTTCCACATCTCATGACAAAGAAAGAGAAAATACAGAAGAACAATTTCATGGCTGGCTGGAGCCAGAGACATTTTTAGTTGCATTGGAAAAGGTTGAAGCATGGATGTTCTCTCGAATTATTGAGTCAGTGTGGTGGCAG ACTCTGACTCCATACATGCAGTCTGCAGCAGCTAAGAGCTCTAGCTCTAGGAAAACCTATGCTAAGAGATATACTATTGGTGATCAAGATCAAGGAAACTTTTCTATTGATTTATGGAAAAGAGCTTTCAAGGATGCGTGTGAAAGGCTTTGTCCTCTTCGAGGTGGAGGGCTTGAGTGTGGCTGCTTGCATTTGATATCTAGAATG GTGATGGAACAATTGGTTAATAGACTTGATGTGGCGATGTTCAATGCTATTCTTCGGGAATCAGCCGATGAAATGCCCACCGATCCTATATCTGACCCTATTAGTGATTCTAAGGTTCTTCCTATTGCATCTGGAAAATCAGGTTTTGGCGCTGGTGCGCAACTAAAGAATGCT GTTGGTGACTGGTCAAGATGGCTTTCAGATTTGTTTGGCATTGATGATTGTGACTCTCTTGAAGATAACAATGAAAATGATTTCATAAAATATGAATATTCCTTCAAACCTTTCCCTCTCCTGAACACGTTGAGTGATCTAATGATGCTTCCTTTCGAAATGCTTGCGGACAGATCAATGAGAAAAGAG GTATGTCCTAGATTAGGCATATCATTGATAAGACAGGTCATCGACAATTTTGTCCCCGATGAGTTCACCCCTGGACCTGTCCCGAATGCTGTTATCGAGACCTTGAACAATGAG GATATTGCAGATGATGAAGGGTCCATCACAAGCTTTCCATGCAGTGCTGGTTCCACATCCTACGCACCTCCCCCAGCTTCTTCAGTTGTGAGCATGCTAAAAGAAGTGGGAACCCCTTCACTAAAAAGTGCATCATTTATGCTTAAAAAGTTATACACAAGTGACGATGAACTTGATGAATTAGATTCACCACTTTCTGCTCTTGGCATGGACGACTCTAAGAAAATGTTTGCAGTAGTAAAGGAAGGTCGTAAGGTTGTCCGATATGAGCTTTTGAAAGAAGTATGGAAGAGTAGTGAATGA
- the LOC127097464 gene encoding uncharacterized protein LOC127097464 isoform X1: MVLGIRTKSRKTVSNSIQVHYIIHVYEIKPWPPSQSLRSLQSLLLQWQNGDRNSGSLPSSTVGDGKIEFNEPFKLSVSMLKKEKKRESFKKNHLEFQLYDRTVKSQLIGSATLNFADFGIIEETKAICFQLNCKKSFKSSVQPLMYVSIQPFDVECSSSSPSSSLSKELSMEKEERESVSQSINDDDDNDNDDLEIASFTDDETDDIASNNLQTIRSASKDTRGSGEIGEGGSKGANGEGILPSEIITSSLHVNTKAGSPSHINDIKSPSSSPVLGTGVGNVENGSPSSPKISKRSVKVADASSEKQERIQQSPSSSPVLRSGIGNVENDRPSLPEISKRSVKVADASSEIQERIQQSPSSSPVLRSGIGNVESGRPSLPEISKRSVKVADASSEIQERIQQSPSSSPVLRSGIGNVESGRPSLQEISKRSVKVADASSEIQERIQQSPSSSPVLHSGIRNVENGRPSLQEISKRSVKVADASSEIQERIQQSPSSSLVLHPGIGNVENGRPSLPEISKRSVKVADASSEIQERIQPSPSSSPVLHPGIGNVENGRPSLPEISMRSVKVADASSEIQERIQPYPSSSPGLRLGIGNVENGRPSSPKISKRSVKVADASSEIQERIQQSRWQDISVDRFKAISPSSNISSSIRPHFETSSQSQVLPEDSVSHGDNTENRLCKEHVPKKVGSVRNTGVMEDKLKKDKGRKGREQFTTSNGNFTNVLDNNFSDDESTRTEKLNSDSLLLSKKSHEQPTIFLTNEKSEDMRSKMFPLQTTESYGQFMRSQNLDQEEKINTSNGVHVDAACHKDVNVNVSSFIDNSELKAEVERLREELREAAALEASMYSVIAEHGSSNKVHAPARRLSRFYFHARRVGSPAKIASAAQSVVSGFVLVSKACGNDVPRLTFWFSNLLLLRAIVSKGVENKDLGNGPCLNGECYVNGSTSHDKERENTEEQFHGWLEPETFLVALEKVEAWMFSRIIESVWWQTLTPYMQSAAAKSSSSRKTYAKRYTIGDQDQGNFSIDLWKRAFKDACERLCPLRGGGLECGCLHLISRMVMEQLVNRLDVAMFNAILRESADEMPTDPISDPISDSKVLPIASGKSGFGAGAQLKNAVGDWSRWLSDLFGIDDCDSLEDNNENDFIKYEYSFKPFPLLNTLSDLMMLPFEMLADRSMRKEVCPRLGISLIRQVIDNFVPDEFTPGPVPNAVIETLNNEDIADDEGSITSFPCSAGSTSYAPPPASSVVSMLKEVGTPSLKSASFMLKKLYTSDDELDELDSPLSALGMDDSKKMFAVVKEGRKVVRYELLKEVWKSSE; encoded by the exons ATGGTTTTGGGAATAAGAACAAAGAGTAGAAAAACTGTATCAAATTCAATCCAAGTTCATTACATTATCCATGTTTATGAGATCAAACCATGGCCACCTTCACAATCACTCAGGTCTCTTCAATCTCTGCTTTTGCAATGGCAAAACGGTGACCGAAACTCCGGCTCTCTACCCTCCTCCACTGTTGGCGATGGGAAAATCGAGTTTAATGAACCTTTCAAGCTTTCCGTATCTATGTTGAAGAAGGAAAAGAAACGCGAGAGTTTTAAGAAAAATCATTTGGAGTTTCAGTTGTATGATAGGACAGTGAAGAGCCAGCTTATAGGATCAGCCACCTTGAACTTTGCGGATTTTGGAATTATTGAGGAAACTAAAGCCATTTGTTTTCAGTTGAATTGTAAGAAGAGTTTCAAGAGCTCGGTGCAACCGTTGATGTATGTTAGTATTCAGCCGTTTGATGTAGAGTGTTCCAGCTCTTCACCTAGCAGCAGCTTGTCCAAAGAATTGTCAATGGAGAAGGAAGAGAGGGAATCTGTATCACAgtcaattaatgatgatgatgacaACGACAATGATGATCTTGAAATTGCCTCTTTTACTGATGATGAAACGGATGACATTGCTTCAAATAATTTGCAAACTATCAGATCGGCTTCCAAGGATACCAGAG GCAGTGGCGAAATTGGTGAAGGAGGATCAAAGGGAGCTAATGGAGAAGGTATTCTACCCTCAGAAATTATTACTTCTAGCTTACATGTAAACACAAAGGCGGGATCACCCTCACATATCAATGACATCAAATCTCCCTCTTCGTCTCCGGTTCTAGGCACGGGTGTCGGAAATGTTGAAAATGGTAGCCCTTCTTCACCTAAAATTTCTAAGAGAAGTGTCAAGGTTGCTGATGCAAGTTCTGAAAAACAAGAAAGGATTCAACAATCTCCCTCTTCATCTCCGGTTCTTCGCTCGGGTATCGGAAATGTTGAAAATGATAGGCCTTCTTTACCAGAAATTTCTAAGAGAAGTGTCAAGGTTGCTGATGCAAGTTCTGAAATTCAAGAAAGGATTCAACAATCTCCCTCTTCGTCTCCGGTTCTTCGCTCGGGTATCGGAAATGTTGAAAGTGGTAGGCCTTCTTTACCAGAAATTTCTAAGAGAAGTGTCAAGGTTGCTGATGCAAGTTCTGAAATTCAAGAAAGGATTCAACAATCTCCCTCTTCGTCTCCGGTTCTTCGCTCGGGTATCGGAAATGTTGAAAGTGGTAGGCCTTCTTTACAAGAAATTTCTAAGAGAAGTGTCAAGGTTGCTGATGCAAGTTCTGAAATTCAAGAAAGGATTCAACAATCTCCCTCTTCGTCTCCGGTTCTACACTCGGGCATCAGAAATGTTGAAAATGGTAGGCCTTCTTTACAAGAAATTTCTAAGAGAAGTGTCAAGGTTGCTGATGCAAGTTCTGAAATTCAAGAAAGGATTCAACAATCTCCCTCTTCGTCTCTGGTTCTACACCCGGGCATCGGAAATGTTGAAAATGGTAGGCCTTCTTTACCAGAAATTTCTAAGAGAAGTGTCAAGGTTGCTGATGCAAGTTCTGAAATTCAAGAAAGGATTCAACCATCTCCCTCTTCGTCTCCGGTTCTACACCCGGGCATCGGAAATGTTGAAAATGGTAGGCCTTCTTTACCAGAAATTTCTATGAGAAGTGTCAAGGTTGCTGATGCAAGTTCTGAAATTCAAGAAAGGATTCAACCATATCCCTCTTCGTCTCCGGGTCTACGCCTGGGTATTGGAAATGTTGAAAATGGTAGGCCTTCTTCACCTAAAATTTCTAAGAGAAGTGTCAAGGTTGCTGATGCAAGTTCTGAAATTCAAGAAAGGATTCAACAATCCCGTTGGCAAGATATTTCTGTTGATAGGTTCAAAGCCATATCTCCATCTTCAAACATTTCATCTAGTATCAGACCACACTTTGAAACATCTTCCCAATCTCAAGTGCTTCCAGAGGATAGTGTAAGCCACGGCGATAACACAGAAAACAGGCTATGTAAAGAACATGTTCCCAAGAAGGTTGGCAGTGTTAGAAACACTGGTGTGATGGAGGACAAATTGAAAAAGGACAAGGGAAGAAAAGGACGAGAACAGTTTACTACGAGTAATGGAAATTTCACAAATGTGCTTGACAATAATTTTTCAGATGATGAATCTACAAGAACAGAAAAATTAAATAGTGATTCTCTTCTGCTAAGTAAAAAATCACATGAACAACCAACAATTTTTTTGACAAATGAGAAATCAGAGGATATGAGAAGTAAAATGTTTCCTTTACAAACTACTGAGAGCTATGGGCAGTTCATGAGGAGTCAGAACCTAGATCAGGAAGAGAAAATAAATACTTCTAATGGTGTTCATGTTGATGCTGCTTGTCATAAAGATGTTAATGTGAATGTTAGTTCTTTTATTGATAATTCTGAATTGAAGGCTGAAGTTGAACGGCTTCGTGAAGAGCTGAGAGAAGCTGCTGCTCTTGAAGCTTCAATGTACTCAGTTATTGCTGAACATGGCTCATCAAACAAGGTTCATGCACCTGCTCGGCGCTTGTCTAGATTCTATTTCCATGCTCGCAGAGTTGGCTCCCCTGCTAAAATAGCTAGTGCAGCCCAGAGCGTTGTCTCTGGATTTGTTTTGGTTTCTAAAGCATGTGGAAATGATGTTCCAAG GTTGACATTCTGGTTCTCAAACCTACTATTGCTAAGAGCAATTGTGAGCAAAGGAGTTGAAAATAAAGACCTTGGTAATGGTCCGTGTCTCAATGGTGAATGTTATGTAAATGGTTCCACATCTCATGACAAAGAAAGAGAAAATACAGAAGAACAATTTCATGGCTGGCTGGAGCCAGAGACATTTTTAGTTGCATTGGAAAAGGTTGAAGCATGGATGTTCTCTCGAATTATTGAGTCAGTGTGGTGGCAG ACTCTGACTCCATACATGCAGTCTGCAGCAGCTAAGAGCTCTAGCTCTAGGAAAACCTATGCTAAGAGATATACTATTGGTGATCAAGATCAAGGAAACTTTTCTATTGATTTATGGAAAAGAGCTTTCAAGGATGCGTGTGAAAGGCTTTGTCCTCTTCGAGGTGGAGGGCTTGAGTGTGGCTGCTTGCATTTGATATCTAGAATG GTGATGGAACAATTGGTTAATAGACTTGATGTGGCGATGTTCAATGCTATTCTTCGGGAATCAGCCGATGAAATGCCCACCGATCCTATATCTGACCCTATTAGTGATTCTAAGGTTCTTCCTATTGCATCTGGAAAATCAGGTTTTGGCGCTGGTGCGCAACTAAAGAATGCT GTTGGTGACTGGTCAAGATGGCTTTCAGATTTGTTTGGCATTGATGATTGTGACTCTCTTGAAGATAACAATGAAAATGATTTCATAAAATATGAATATTCCTTCAAACCTTTCCCTCTCCTGAACACGTTGAGTGATCTAATGATGCTTCCTTTCGAAATGCTTGCGGACAGATCAATGAGAAAAGAG GTATGTCCTAGATTAGGCATATCATTGATAAGACAGGTCATCGACAATTTTGTCCCCGATGAGTTCACCCCTGGACCTGTCCCGAATGCTGTTATCGAGACCTTGAACAATGAG GATATTGCAGATGATGAAGGGTCCATCACAAGCTTTCCATGCAGTGCTGGTTCCACATCCTACGCACCTCCCCCAGCTTCTTCAGTTGTGAGCATGCTAAAAGAAGTGGGAACCCCTTCACTAAAAAGTGCATCATTTATGCTTAAAAAGTTATACACAAGTGACGATGAACTTGATGAATTAGATTCACCACTTTCTGCTCTTGGCATGGACGACTCTAAGAAAATGTTTGCAGTAGTAAAGGAAGGTCGTAAGGTTGTCCGATATGAGCTTTTGAAAGAAGTATGGAAGAGTAGTGAATGA